The Sulfurovum riftiae sequence GTAGACAAGCAGTTTCAGTTCACCGTCTACGACTTTCCTTACACCGCAGATCCCGTATTCACCTTCATCGAGTTTACAGGACTGCGCACAGGCCTGACACAGGACCTTTCCGCTGCTGAGAGTTTTGCTTAACCATGCTGTTGCTGACATTCTATTCTCCTTTATCTGTTTTTTGCTTCTTTTTCTATTATACTCTTTTTTCGAAAGGTTGAAAATTATGATATGATTTTGAATACTAAGATAATAGATATCTAATGTATATTTGAAAAGGAGAGTATTTTATGTATCTTTTTGCTTCAGAGTCCGTTTCTGCCGGACATCCTGACAAGTGTGCCGACATTATTGCTGATTCGATCGTAGACAGTCTGCTGCAGCGTGATCCCGATGCCAAGGTGGCGACCGAAGTATTCATCAGCGGAAAACACATCATCATAGGCGGAGAGGTCAAAACCACTGCAGCGGTCAATACGGTTTTTTATGAAGATATCGCCAGGGAGGCACTCAGGAAGATAGGATATCCAGAGATCGGATTTGAGAAAGGGGAGACCTTCTTTCCTGATGATGCAGAGATAGAGGTCTATGTCAGCCAGCAGTCTCCAGACATCACCATGGGAGTGGTCAAAGAGGGAGATGAAATAGGTGCGGGAGACCAGGGGATCATGTTCGGCTATGCGACCTGTGAAAGGGAAGACTATATGCCAACGGCACTCTCCTATGCCCGCGAGATCAGAGATGTGCTGTATGCCTACGCACTCGATCATCCGGAGACTTTCGGTGTGGACATCAAAACAGAAGTGCTCATCGATTACGACAGCAAGGAGAATTTTGACAATGGAAAACCCCAACATATAGAAAAGATCATCGTGGCGATCCCATATAGCAGTTATATGGAGCCACAAGAAGTACACTCACTGGTCAAAAAGATCATTACGGAAGAGGTAAAGTTCGAAGCAGGGCATTTCGATGTGGCAAAAACAGTTTTCTACATCAATAATACCGGAAGATATGTAACCCATTCACCCATTGCCGATTCGGGCCTGACCGGCAGAAAAGTAGTATGCGATACCTATGGAGGGTATGCGCCCATCGGAGGAGGGTCCCAAAGCTCCAAAGACTACAGCAAAGTGGACCGCTCGGCACTCTATGCTGCACGATGGCTGGCAAAACATATTGTCGCAGCGGGACTTGCAAAAAAGGCACTGGTACAGCTCTCCTATGTCATTGCCGAACCAAGGCCCATCTCTGTGACGGTCGACACACAGCATACTGGCCTGACCAATTTGAAAGATGAAGTGCTTTCACAAATGATCGCCGACAGGTTCCCGCTCTCCCCACGGTGGATCACAGACAAATTTTCTTTGGACCGGCCGTCAAAAGAGACTTTCCTTTATGCAGATGTTGCAGCAAAAGGGCAGGTGGGATATGAGGAGTACCCATGGGAACAACTGAATGAACTGGATTGGTTCAGAGAGCTGAGAGACAGATCCTGAAGAGTGAATTAGTGCTATAATATAAAAAAGAGGAGTTAATTATGCAAAAAAGAGATGATCTTGACCTTGACAAATTTGAAAAAATATTGAAAGAGAGAGTAGCACAGCTTGAAGACAATATAGCGCAGCTCAAAGAGGAGTTGGATGTTGTAGGCAGCGATGACGGCATGAGTGACCTTGAAGACCTTGCTGCACTTAAAAACATAAGCTCCAAAGACAATACCCTTTTGCAGCGGCAGGAAGATGAACTCAAAGAGACACTACATACACTTGCAAAAATAAAGAACGGAACGTATGGTATATGTGAAAAAACCGGTAAACGCATACCTGTTGCAAGGCTTGAGGCCAATCCTATAGCAAGACATATCGTGGGAGTAGAGGAGTAGGAGTGGGCATTGAAACACCCTTTGTCGCGGTCGATGGCATTGTCATGTTGTATGACCGTAATGAAGCGTTTAAAGGGATCGTCCTCATAGAACGCAAAAACCCGCCGCTTGGCATTGCCCTGCCCGGAGGATTTGTAGATATTGGGGAGAGTTGTGAAAGTGCCCTTGTACGGGAGATGAAAGAGGAGATATCTCTGGATGTGGAGATCATCAGACTGCTCGGTGTCTATTCGGACCCCAAAAGGGATCCGAGGTTCCATACGGTATCGGCAGTCTATATCTGCAAAGCGTACGGAGAACCCAAAGCAGCCGATGATGCAAAGAAATGTTTCGTCTACCCTCCGGATGAAATACCGATGGAGAAGCTTGTATTTGATCATGCAAAGATCATAAAAGATTTTATGGCAACAAGATATCAATCTACGTAGAAAGGGTGAAATATCTCGGATCTTATATTAACCCCGGATCTTCACAAATGTCATCAGTACAGAAGCGGCTTTCAATACCGTCGCTACCACTGAATCCGCTCCAGTCTATCTTGGGGAATGCGGCGAGTCGCGCTTCATATGCTTCTTTGCTGATCCCCTCGTACGGCATCTGTACATAGGCACCTTTTTTCGAATGCGGCAGCATTGAGACCGACTTGATGATCGGTGCGAACTGTGCCAGCATATGTTCGACCTGGGGACCTTCGTTTTGAGGGTCGAAGTAGATGGTACAGCTGACCATGTTGTCGCTCCACTCACGCT is a genomic window containing:
- a CDS encoding TraR/DksA family transcriptional regulator, with the translated sequence MQKRDDLDLDKFEKILKERVAQLEDNIAQLKEELDVVGSDDGMSDLEDLAALKNISSKDNTLLQRQEDELKETLHTLAKIKNGTYGICEKTGKRIPVARLEANPIARHIVGVEE
- the metK gene encoding methionine adenosyltransferase; this encodes MYLFASESVSAGHPDKCADIIADSIVDSLLQRDPDAKVATEVFISGKHIIIGGEVKTTAAVNTVFYEDIAREALRKIGYPEIGFEKGETFFPDDAEIEVYVSQQSPDITMGVVKEGDEIGAGDQGIMFGYATCEREDYMPTALSYAREIRDVLYAYALDHPETFGVDIKTEVLIDYDSKENFDNGKPQHIEKIIVAIPYSSYMEPQEVHSLVKKIITEEVKFEAGHFDVAKTVFYINNTGRYVTHSPIADSGLTGRKVVCDTYGGYAPIGGGSQSSKDYSKVDRSALYAARWLAKHIVAAGLAKKALVQLSYVIAEPRPISVTVDTQHTGLTNLKDEVLSQMIADRFPLSPRWITDKFSLDRPSKETFLYADVAAKGQVGYEEYPWEQLNELDWFRELRDRS
- a CDS encoding NUDIX domain-containing protein, whose product is MGIETPFVAVDGIVMLYDRNEAFKGIVLIERKNPPLGIALPGGFVDIGESCESALVREMKEEISLDVEIIRLLGVYSDPKRDPRFHTVSAVYICKAYGEPKAADDAKKCFVYPPDEIPMEKLVFDHAKIIKDFMATRYQST